tatcaaccaatgggattaaatttgatatgagaggaTTTCTGGGTAAGAAAATAATGGGTATAATTATTAGAGACCCCGACTTCATTCCAGCAGTGGGGGTAGGAAGGACAGGAGGGCTTCCTTACcagttttttggcataaactgagaacatatcaagcaatgggaccatattttataaattacgtGATTTGCGTAAGGATGATTAGAGACCTTCCTTTTTTCAGGGCAGAGTCGGGAAGAAGGCAgggtttattcatatttttttgacataacttgaaaactcttatcaaacaaatggagccaaatgtggcatgtgccatttttcagatactcaaaatgtttctatggtaTAGTTTGTGAGCCGTTCCCGCAATGAAAAGGGAGAGTGTGAGATATTTATATCAATCAATTAATTAAAGAACTTACGAAGCTTATGAAAATAGTTTAAGTCTATTTTGTATCGCAATTCGTACCTCCAGCTGCATTTCTCATTATGTAGTGGTTGCTTTTGATTTATattgtaatttgatttaaaataatgctcacaaaacaatcaaaatttgaataataataaaaaaaatcatttatttttggaaggtgtagcgaagcacaccgggtcagctagtatataaaaatgaatttctgttgtctgtctgttccctatagactcgaaccGATTTGTGTGAAATTTGGCAGCAGGGATCGTTGAGTTAGTTAGGAAGTTAGTTTGAAACCCCTCCCACTCTCTGGAAGCAAGGAAGGGGATCTTCTTAATCAAGagaaacatgtttgaaataACCGATCATgcaaatagaatcaaatttggtatgggagagtatttggttacgagaaatgttcctaaaatggtttggtacccctccctccttccaatgCGGAAATACTAAGCAGGGAGGGGTCTcacatacaatttttcgcacaatTCGAGAAATAAttaagcaaacggaaccaaatttggaatgcaAGGGTAAATGGGtaggaagaatatttttaagatgGTTTGAGACACCTCCCTTCTTTaagtgttgagataaaaatggaggaggggcctcccatacaatttctcgcaaaattcgagaactaatcaagcaaatgtaaccaaatttgacatgggtggttatttgggtacgagaactgtttctatgaatatttgggaCTCAACCCTCTTCGATTGGGGAGATACAAAGAGGAGGAGGGGGTCCTAACATACAATTTGATGCATTATTCGGAAACTAATCATGCAAATTAACCCAAATTTCACATCGGAAGGTGTAAGGCTACGTATGAGTTTCTACGATGTTTGAGACCCATCTGTTCTTCCACTGGGGGGATAAGAAGGGCCAAGGGGTTTCCTTAACACTTTTATGTagtactcgagaactaatcgaacaaaaaaacgaatattcgagtacgagaaatgtttttttttatgattcaataGACCCCTCTTTCTCTCTCCAGGGAAACGAGAAGGGaggttttcataaaatatttttggatcactatagaaaacttattattcaaatttaacagCAGAGGGTATttcagtgaattttttttctatgattgttcAAGGCCTCTTTCTCCTTTCACTAATTCGATAGGAATGGGAAAGGggagcttccatacattttttttttaataactcgagtGCTAATTTAGCAGATGGTAACATATTGGGAAGAGTATTaaaatacaagaaatatttctaaaattttatttccccCACGGAACAGGAAAAAGAAGAGAAGTGCCATACGTTTTATAGATTTTTCCGTTTTGtagatttttccttttatttctcaggaaattttcaacaaatttgtgttttctaggttgaatacgttactttattgctcgaaccgttcaaaattttgaataaaattcatggtagtgattattgtgtgtaatttatgttgcaacacacgagatccgattgctaacttttcatgatccgaatgctaaataaagctaaaatgtaTTGATCATcatcaagtatgtataaagccgtcTCCACTTACCCTAGGTAGGGTTTGAAGACAACAttgtagatttttgaaaataaactcttttttcttaatttttaatcgtcgtttcttttcctaacttattgtttcgaatgtaaggatttttttaatgtagagtttttcgtcaagagccagctagtatAAGAGAAATtcgcgattgaaaaagatgcacactccacatcgtagttaaaaatagaaaattaacaaaaagtcaccgtaaacatccgcTTTTGTCGGAACCctatctcttttacagttattggatagattacaagtacatttaacattctgcattaaaagttggaaaaaatagtttacagtattgttttaatagccaccgtccccacttaccccggtgtacttTATTGGTAAAAAAAGCTAATAAAAATCGAccatcgtttttttattatacatgttttaagttgaaaaaccgcttaactgggcggtaaaAGGTGACATGAAGCGGTGAAGGTGAACGTCCATGTATTTCAATGAAATATCTACAACACAACTTCAGTATGATTTCAATAAAGaaatttattctatttctgtactttatttttcatatcactCCCCAAGTTTCTTCGAACGCTCCACAAAGTTTTGCACAGGTCAGGGCGGCCGATAAAGGGTAATTGCTGATCGAAAAGACACCTTCGGTGTAATCGAGATTTAGATTTCCATGAGCAAACGCTCCAATAGCCAATGCTAGCGGTTCGTCTTGTTTCGGTACCAACTCTCTCGGATGGACCACTTCAGTTGCACTGAAAGACATGGCAAGCTTCCGACATCCAACCGGTAAATGGTTTGTAATCGGATTCTTGATAACGCGCATCAGTTTCTTATCGGAGTCACTAGCTTTAATGCTAAATTTGTGGAGTAGTTgaactgaaatgaaaaaaaagaagaaatattaACCTTTTTACATTAGAAAAATGTTCAGTATATGTTACCCATTAGTCCAGCAAATCGTTTGAAGGTGCGGGGTATACGAGTTTGTGGGTTGATTTCTATTAACACGTTCCGTTCCGTTTTGACGTACACTTGCAGTAAACCTGCCCTATTCAAAGGGGAGTCCATCAACATAAGCAAAGATTGATGGGTGATGTCCGGTCGGCAACTGCCAGGATCGCGATTATGCCTTTTCAGTATGCTCAGATGATCATCAcaatttaataattcaaaaacgggaccaacctaaaaaaaaaatcagtaaatgggTTCTGAAGAAGGTACGTGCGATTTAATTTAACTTACCTTTACAGTTTCTAGTTGAGCTCCTTCAAGGATAACAATTAAACGTCGTTCATTGGACCGGATGTGGCTGCTATTCATGTGCTTAGCTGGTAAATCATAGTCTTGCCTGTCCTGCTCTTCTTCGGCGGTGAGTTTTCGTTTTTTACCCATGTTTCTATTGATTAAGGTATTCCTGTAtttgtgataaaattttataataactttaaaattaacaCATTTTTCTAATTACTTAAGTTACAAAACAGATGAATTTTCATAGAATACAGGTAGCTTTAAAAAATGCATCCGTTCAACTATAAAATTTTCCTTAATATAACTGCGTGTTTAAATACGACTATTACTACACTATGTCGTAGTTTCTTCAAATTTGAGAGTCCAGCATTGATAAGCAACTTTATTTTGCTCAGAGAAGAGTTAATTTcataatttgtattttacaagaaaaaaattcaagagacGACTTgtgattttctattttaaattcattattcGGCGTTGTTGCTACGTTGACATTATATCGATATTCAAACATGCATTTAATTATCTAGTTCAAggttaaaaaatttacttacggAGCAAATTGACTAACACCTTGTCTTTGAATACAAGTagtaaaaatttacttttaactTACCTGGCaaacagaaaacaaattaaataatacGAACAAAACCGCGTTCCTCAGAATGTTTACCGCATTTGAGAAATCAGCATGGTCCGATATCAACACTCCGAAACTCCGACACAATTAAACTTATTTGACAGTACACGCTAAGATCGGAAACCGTGTGTAGTGAGTAAATTTAAGCATGTTTTGGAGAACGGCTCTGGGTAATTATGGTGGAATTTCTACCTAAATATCAGAGTGACAacggatttttggaaataatttcatCATCATATTGTTTACCGAAAATCGACTTTCTAGGACTCACAGgctgtactcgaaaaaaaagcaacatttttttgttgtacAGGGGGAACTTGTCtactacacagcaagaaaaattcgtgtaaatttagatcgaaaacgatgcacgaaaacggaacatcgatttcgatgtaaaattctatcacggtttatttttttccaggatgtaatttttgaggcgtgtaaatttagattgaaaccaatgcacgagatcggatcacaaaagccgtcgtgtaaaaatacacagggatgtaaattttaaaatttattatcgtaaatattgatatttttgctaaatattcaggtttttgcttttgtctttgAATGAATACGCCCACacgtattatttttaattcacatttatttacaaaactgaaaattaaaacaccatCACGGAAAGCGTCAAgctggaattgttgttgcatccgatgattcccaggACGGGGATGTTTTCAAAGTTCAGCGTCATCAGTATCCTCGAATAGTTCCGGGACATCACGATCTTTCGGTCAGCATTTGGACACTTGAATTGATCTGACAAAAGTTTGTCCGGATAAATATCAGCCTCTGCGAaaaaatctgaccttgctgtaatggagaaAAAACTAGTCAGTTTCAACCGCATTCTTCATTTCACGTATACTTACGACTTTAAAAGACTCTAGAAGTGCTGCTGTAGGTAGCTACGCCTTTGATCcactcgtttccgaataatttttcgacttgtttactttgtgcgcaaactaacgaaatataaaaaggcagaagttaaatatttgcattcaattttaaatcaaacagatctACATTTACACGGTTTGtgacataaatttcattgaccggttgatttttgcacgacgcaatgtaaaattacatcaaaacagtttatttctatcctatttttgaaaaaagtctaatattacatcaaaaggagtttaaaattacatctttttgcaattacactcaagaaaaaatagatcactcgttttttagattccgtgtacttttagaatttttttgctgtgtaccgtACACTTAAGGTTTTTGCAATAACTTCAAGAACATACTTTGTTAATATTGGTTCCCGCATttatttgaagagtatcaatattatgatcactaaACTATAGTATAAAAAAATGTACCAACATATTtatgtggtaagagaaatcatgTTATGTTAGTTTAACTCATTTccaagtgttgtctatggccggacactacgaattaccTTACCTAAGTTGTCACCGATGGCACAAACACGTAGCTTAATGACTCAAATCACTTGCACAGGTATTGTGAGTGCGTGTTTTTGAATACTTAACATTCCATGAAGACTTTCATGAAagtttgtttcaataaaaatcattaaaatcttgAAAGTGGAAATTTGAGGCGCGGTTTTTTTCCTGCAACTGTTTGAAGTACGGAGCACGAGGTTCTCGAATGAAATTAGCCTTGAGACTACATTCAGGATATAAAAAATACCACTGGCCTGTTAGTTACATTTTGAttagaacagtggttttcaaagccCCCAGTCTACAAGAATATGCAGTGTGCTGTGATTCATCTTACGTGTTCTTAAAATGATTTTCGTCGTTCgtcagtcgatcgatttttttggtagatgtcaaatcactttccaATCCTTTGCATAAGTTTGTTtccaatttacgaacgccagcatcaataaataaataacttctatagaaaaaaaacaagaccaGATCTATTTAAACTGCCTAAAAAATTATGGGCTCAATATAGTTTTCGTGATAGGATGAATAAGAATtcaaggaaaattattttgaatttttattaccttcattactattattttttttcaataacatgaAAACGATATACCTACTCTTTGTAAATAATCCcaatcaaaatgttgaaaagaatAACAAAACATACGAAGCTCACATGACCAAACATGGGTTGAATTTTGGTAATGATGGATacaaatcttccaaaatttcgaaatgtctaacgactcattttgatgtACCGCGAGAAATCTACCTGAACGGAGCTGAGTAAAAAGGTACAATTAGTTTCACATTCTCCGTAATCGAACCGTCATCAGAAACGAACTCGATCAAATGTACAGCTCGCTGCCTGTACAGAATTGAGCTGCTCCTGTCCTTCTAATTCAACGTCGTTAAAGTGCATAAGGACATTTTCCGGGGATACCTCCGTGGTGCAGAGcaagatgaacaaaaaaaaagagaaaacgattttttggttAATCTCATGATATATTATTAGAAAACTCTGCCATTACGTAcctaaatgaatgaaaatcaaaatttgaatgattttttttttatataaaacggCGTGTTTGTTTATTGATTGTTTATCGAGGCTGGCGTTCGtacgtatgcaaaagcatttgGAAGTGATTTGTGTaccaaaaaaatcgatcgactgatgcattaccaaaaaaaacaattaacgaACACGCCGTGAATTGAACCATTCCATTGATTAAACCAACTGACGTTCACCTTTTTGGAATGTGAATAAAACAGCGGTACAAGTTACCGTTTTGCTATATAGGTGGATGAGAAAAAatacactcagccgaaaaggaaacgttaaattcacctatattttcacgtaggcgctcattacgtgaatttttgctcgatttacgtgaagcacttaggagctaataaaaaatcacttggtatttacgtgaaattcacatagccgtttgtttccaaaacaaaaacacatccgatttacgtgaaaatccagtgatccgcCAATTATAGTTGGGTCGGGTGCATTCTATGTGTTTTCACGTAAATCTCAATGGCTCATTAAAGTAAAATCGATGTGAAAAAATAGTCAGCACAATATGGCGTGGATCCCACAGTTGCTGCTgacagataaaaaaattctgggtGATGGAGAAGCTGAATTTTTGTAagtaataaaaactttgttatgtGTTTGTTTCTTCTCAgaacatttgttatttttacagaATTGGAACTGGACAGCCAGGACGGCCGTGTTACCACTAAAGGGACACACCAAATGACATTTTCGAGACGATGGTGAAGTGAAGTGAAGTTTAGTTAGTTTGAAAgtggaaatttaaagttttgtgatGATCGtgtttaatttatcatttattcatgataataaaaaattcccgcaaacttaaaaaaattatttaaaacatttgaagaaactccctatattaaatattttaatgaaaactaCGTGAAATGCATGTAGCAGAAGAAATCAAATACACGTACGCTCCATATGGAATTCACCTACAACTCACATGAACTTTACGTGAACTCTGCTTGCAacgcgagctctgtttgctacccgCATAGTGATAAACCGTACAACTAATCATCAGTATTATACTGATCTGATAACGCTAATCGTTGCTGTTCTTAACATCACTATTCGTGTGTCCAAACTTACCAGTATACGCTGAgattatacaaaattaattttgaaagatacgattaatagtttaaaaaactaatagTGCCGTGCGTCTTAACTACAGTGGAAGACGCGCCTTCACTGTTTTCTCTCGGAAAAATGATTGCGTACACCAGAACCTGAACGaattctttccttttttttcgcgGGATTCCCGAATTCCTCGACGTTTATCGTGGTGGCTGTTTGGCATCGacggtaccgaattttctctcGGATCAGTCATCTTTTAGGAGAAGAAttggtaaacaaaatttagaatttattacgatttttttaaataatttttggttttgtttttgaaatcagTGCAAAATGTTTGAATTGCCGGAATCGGGCGAACGGATGTTCTCCAGCGGAAGGCCTGGATTCAGGTAAGAAACGTTCATAACTAGGTAAACTAAAAAGAATCTCCTGAACTTGGTGATCCAActtgtaagtttttcaattttctatgaaatttgctatttattttttttaggttagTTTTCGATTTCGCTAAATTAACATTTCCGGAACGAACTGCTTTCGCATGTTGGGGGCTCAGCCGTTACCTCAACCTCGAACAACTGTGATGGTTGGAGAAGGTTGGTGCTAATCTCATATGTAGCATAATTGACATCCCATGCACCAATAAAACGACGAAAGCAGGAGCGCTTCTGACAGGTACAGTTTTAAAATTCGTATAAATAAAATTGCCgtttatttattcagatttttgaatCCATCCATACAGATCGTCAAAGTTCAACAAAAACCCATCCAGCATTATCATACCGGATGAGCACCACAGCAGCAGAAGCGATAGCGAGTTCGAGCGAAAGAGCAGCATCAGTAACATAGTCATCGATAAGGACGGAAGCTAGTGAAAAAGTATAGTTCGATTATTGCCGGAAGTGTGGGCAACATTTTTATCGCCAAGGTATGGACGACGTTGCTGGCGTAGGTCATTATTGACATCTAAGGAACCGTGCGCCGAAAATTGTAGTGAATTTGAAGGCTGAAAACGTGGTAATCAACAGCACCAACATAGCCACGTAAAGATTTCCATGTCGTCTTTTTCCCCGCCGCTACTGTCGCAGAAATGAAACCGTGGATCCGTAGTATTTTGAAGGACTTGAGAAAAGGTATTCATATAGGTTTAACttttataaacacaaaaaacactTACACAAAAAAAGCTAGATCaaagttgtaaattttgacGCAGGATTGAAATTTCTGATTCAACATTCtaagaattcaaattgaaactaatttttactttatttattttttattcatcgaatttttattttttattattttattcatcgaatgcaaaataaaaaaaaaaatattcgaaaaatttaatcagAAATCATATGGAAATTATTGAATTCATAACTCAAAATACCTTTTAATTTAGCTTTGCTTGAACatcaattaaaatataattaaaatagttAATCGACCTATAATTCGAAGaatcaaatagtttacttttaCATTTGTTTCAGGTTTCAAGCGTCTAGTCGTGATTTCTTTTCTTGCGGTACAACGGTCACTGCAGACGGCATCGTATACCCAACTGGACTTTTGGATTCACCGCACCTGacggtaaaattttgttttttttttctatatttgtttgtaattcagttttttttttctttttcagataaaaaggaaaaaaatgcgcCATCGGTAACCTGGCGCACTgtgtaaatgaaaaatattctcgTACCTCTAGAAGAGGTTGATGTTATAAATAAGCATTAACCCTACCAGAAAGTGGATAGCGCTTGTTTAATtttatatcgtttttttaattgatttggaTGTCACTGATCTTCATTTGTACCTAACCATTTAAAAGCTACCTAAAttgaagaaatagaaaaataatatcCAGGAGCGTAAAAGATGAGGTAATTATCATCCCAACAAATGTGGAGGTGTAAACGCAGCATTCAATTCAGAAACGAAATTCATTAGCAGATATGAAGATTAGGTatgatttgtaatttgtaatttattaactttaacgCAGCTTGTCCTAACTTTTAGGAAATCATATAATCAAAAATAacatataattaaaaattgagatttaATAATGGTTATAACAATCaatatttgttattaaaaataattagtCAAAAAGTATGTATGCAAAATTGTGACTATTATGGTGATACGATTTATATGATCTtgtaaattcaacaaaaatctaaTGTAATTAATCGAAACCCATCTtagaattaaataaattattttaaatgaattacaACACGAATAATCTTCTTCTTTATTATTTATCGTAAAACTATCTTTTAAAGATACGCTTTAGCatccaaaatgattcaaatcgaCGATAAGATAACGATTACATCTATCGTTTTACTTCATTTCGGATctatagaaaaaagcaaaaaaaatgaatggttactctacttaacgacccgttcgctgtatcgtaaagtgcgtccaaacgattccacttcatggaaaaaagactaccttaatcgtacatcaataatccaaaactataaagctaatctttcgtgtgtcttaggaagaagataatggaaatcgttgttgtataatactgattcatgcgggtacctgaaattcacgtaggtttcacgtgattttcatggtggcaaaaatccatgtacattttcacgtagcgctcatgtgaagaattttttcggtgTAGAATCAACTCTTTTTCCAGTGTGAAaatcaaaaagggaaaatttacctttttgctaagtgaatgaaaaaaggtaaaatttaactCGAAAgggtgaaaaaaatcacctctgcttgtcggtaaattttacctttttattattttccgtgtgaaAAATGTATTCAGATTATCGGATTGGGGCTAGTGCTATGGTCAATTCGAGGAAGTTTGGTTAAGCCGCCTCAAGAACCTTACCTAGTGCAGTATAATTTACACCGTACTGCCTCCAATATGGAGCTCGaaataaggggggggggggggaccgGGGGTTTGTATCTAATGTGTTCCAGTggaaagtattttttaaagcagCAATTACGATCGGGTTATTTGGTCATATTTGATTTCGTATTTCCAGATAATCCGGAACGCCATCttggttatttatttattccataACGAGCGCAATATTTATAAACAGAATGaatattaaaacttaaaactagaTACTCTTCATTTAACAGAGAATATTTGAAACtccaatatttatttattttttaaacaatattcacGAAATAACTAAATGGGGATTCCCTTGGAAGACCTCCTTCAAATTTCTTGCTTTAATTTGCTCCCGAAGTGAAGTTTAATTTCGCTTACCTTTTCGACGTAATCCATCTGTAGTTTCACCTTCTGTTATTCACAATATTGTTACACAATTAAAATATTCACTTACAACTATTTTAAACTGATAAAACGCAGCTTTactttcccgtttttttttttcacaatatgcCGCCAAAATCCTCGTGTACTGACATAAAACGTTCGTTGCTTCGATGATGCCGGAGCCGCCGCCGACTGATACGGCAGCGATGCCAGTCAGTCAAGTGATTTTGATTtgagagcaaacgcaccaataagtgagtatacgcggcccggttttgctcatttcagccaaaggactgaagcaactgtcaaatcacatacaaacggaccgtaccgactttttggaaccagaacgtcagtttccctttgatttcaatggcattttggtaccaaaacgtcagtgcggtactgaaatgtcagttcggaaatttccttctctttcagccccttgatttcagcggaccggttttgggatacacactctttcgcgcaccgggcggtagcataattatttttaaattaagcattgcactgagaaaagttttgaagaaaatcttaatcttaaattaatacggaccgagtaaattttcggagtcgtccACCAAACGGCTCTTCTTAGttacatgatcatttttggtaataaaatacgatgcttcgagtttgtttatcggaaattgagtgagaaaggaaaaaatgttatcaaaattcataggtAGAAAAAAGTCCTAAACAATAtaacattcaaaataaataactcaccatcagaaccagcaattgcactttctcgttcaattcctggataaacccgaaaaaatgtaacgaaattgcgaattcaactggttatccaaaaaaaaaaatccatccacaattttaatctcatacacattttttcttaaaatgaatatcaacAAACATCCACACGCTGCGACGTCGTTTGTTTAGTTCAGCTTAAatcttcaacttctttttctatccaacgtgctgactgaaatagttgcttctccgaaaaactgggtcccattagttGGAAACTAATTGAGAGACctcgtttcgaaagccgaattggtAGGGACAGTAATGGAATGCCACCCATAcggttggatacaaaaatcctgcacagcgcatggtatcgattattattactccgaGAAAAATCCTCGAAGCTTCACTCAAGGTTGTGGGAGTCAGTAAAATGtcacaatcaaaattttcagaaagcaatcgtcggacttgaagggcttttcggaaatatttcatggaattagtttttgcgcaataaaaaaagtttccgctttccgttcgtttgtttaattctacttaaaacggtagaattttttcagtgcatgtttgatctcgcccctttctagtgagcaaatttggtgattttgtcggtcccgacggcaacggccctattttgctcaccttcatactaacccccggtgcggtatggaagtgattaaactcgtgagcattttcactttgctcgcgatgggcgatgggcgcgctcgcagtcccggtatacgatttttcgtgtgttaaacagagagagaaatagccttcactccaatttcactccgattagctgtcattcttatggaaatctgtgcaggagtaaagagcaggcttttttcttttgagcaggcccaatcccaattgctgcggatgccctatgAGCTTGCATCCCCAATAAGAATTATATCACGTTTTTACTCTACAAAAAGTGATCTAGATAAGGTTTATCAGTTTGATGTTTTTTCGAATGCAAGTCTATAAATCGTTACTAAAAAcctctaaaaactaaagctagtAGGGCTTTACTAAAAACGGGAGATTACTCAGTCTATGcatgattttgatgattatttttagGAGCGATTGCAGATTGCAGTGATTAGGACGATTGCAATAAACTAGACTGGCCAAAATGATGGTTATAATACTTCTATAATTTTCCAACTAGTCGAACGATCAACCTTTGATTAGAGAAAACTAAATTACAGATTAAGATGTAATTCaaaaatgcattattttttactaaaataaagTAAACTATTCAAAGTATGCTACAGGTTGTGCAGTTACTTccgttgaaattaaaaatcaaaagcattctTTATGAGGACTACcttttttctatatattttatttgttaacCATTATTTGCTCAAAGCGGCTGAGAGTGTAAGTGGCTGCGTTCTGCTCGATAAACTGCATGCATGCATGATTTTTGTTCAAgcagtttattttgaaaagttctttaaaattctaaaattgtgTTATGCTTTTATTGAAACAGTTTGTAGCTTAATTTTGCCATTTAGTTTTAGTTAATACGGTGTATCGCCATTTTTAGTAGAAACAAAGTTGTGACTTTCCCAAACATGCGATACTTGCCAGCAATACGGTACCTGCAAAGTCGAAACATCAGCTCCAGCAAAATCCTTTTCTCATCAGTTGAAGCGGGTCGTCGTCGAGTTGTCGTTACTGGGCTCGGGGTGGTCTCACCGGTCGGATGTAATGTTACCCAAGCCTGGAACAATATTCTTGCCGGTGTATCGGGTATCAAACGACTGACCGGCGAATCTTACGAGAAACTACCATGCCGTGTTGCGGCAAGCATTGACCCCAGAGATTTAAACGTTGAGGCACATTTCGGTAAGctcgttttaaattttgttgaatccGTAATAGACCTTCAAAACTTCTAATTTGGACTTAAAACTggataatagttatttttttttcaatgttttgtctGATTTTCCCATAGGTAAAACG
This sequence is a window from Uranotaenia lowii strain MFRU-FL chromosome 3, ASM2978415v1, whole genome shotgun sequence. Protein-coding genes within it:
- the LOC129751522 gene encoding ribosomal RNA small subunit methyltransferase NEP1 translates to MGKKRKLTAEEEQDRQDYDLPAKHMNSSHIRSNERRLIVILEGAQLETVKVGPVFELLNCDDHLSILKRHNRDPGSCRPDITHQSLLMLMDSPLNRAGLLQVYVKTERNVLIEINPQTRIPRTFKRFAGLMVQLLHKFSIKASDSDKKLMRVIKNPITNHLPVGCRKLAMSFSATEVVHPRELVPKQDEPLALAIGAFAHGNLNLDYTEGVFSISNYPLSAALTCAKLCGAFEETWGVI